One bacterium genomic window carries:
- a CDS encoding glycosyltransferase family 2 protein: protein MDLSIILPVYNEEENIPKLHSKITNVLTKLNKSYEIIYVDDGSKDSSFEILSEMAKADKRVKIVQFRKNFGQTAAISAGIEYSQGDILILMDADGQNDPEDISRLLEKIDEGYDVVSGWRKNRQDKLITRKIPSVLANKLISMVTGVHLHDYGCTLKAYKRDIIKDIKLYGEMHRFIPVYAAWWGGAKISEIVVTHHPRRYGKTKYGLSRTIKVILDLWTLKFLGSYGTKPIYTFGGFGILLCFSGIMISAVVIFQKYAYGVWVHRNPLLLLSVFLFILGVQLGMLGLLAEIIIRTYYESQNKSTYLLKKIINLERG from the coding sequence ATGGATTTATCGATTATACTTCCGGTCTATAATGAAGAAGAGAATATACCGAAACTTCATTCCAAGATAACCAATGTCCTCACTAAACTAAATAAGTCCTATGAAATAATTTATGTCGATGATGGGAGTAAGGATAGTAGTTTTGAAATTCTATCAGAGATGGCTAAAGCAGATAAAAGGGTAAAGATTGTTCAATTTCGCAAGAATTTTGGTCAGACAGCCGCTATATCAGCAGGAATTGAATATTCTCAAGGAGATATTTTAATCCTAATGGATGCTGATGGACAGAATGACCCGGAAGATATATCCCGACTTCTTGAAAAAATAGATGAAGGATATGATGTAGTTAGTGGTTGGCGAAAGAATCGCCAGGATAAGTTAATCACACGAAAAATTCCTTCTGTTTTAGCTAACAAGTTAATTTCTATGGTGACTGGAGTTCATCTCCATGATTATGGTTGCACACTCAAGGCATATAAAAGAGATATAATAAAAGATATTAAGCTTTATGGTGAAATGCATCGGTTTATCCCGGTTTATGCCGCCTGGTGGGGTGGAGCTAAAATAAGTGAGATAGTAGTTACTCATCATCCAAGACGCTATGGTAAGACGAAATATGGTCTTTCAAGAACCATAAAGGTTATTCTGGACCTTTGGACATTGAAATTTCTTGGTTCTTATGGCACCAAACCTATCTATACCTTTGGTGGATTTGGTATCCTGTTATGTTTTTCAGGAATAATGATAAGTGCTGTTGTCATCTTTCAAAAATATGCCTATGGTGTCTGGGTTCATAGAAATCCACTTTTACTCCTATCCGTTTTCTTATTTATCCTCGGGGTGCAATTGGGTATGTTAGGATTGTTAGCGGAGATAATTATTAGAACCTATTATGAATCTCAAAACAAATCTACCTATCTACTTAAAAAAATAATAAATCTTGAGAGGGGATAA